Proteins encoded by one window of Blautia faecicola:
- the uxuA gene encoding mannonate dehydratase has translation MQMTFRWYGDGNDDITPEMIRQIPGVSGLVWALHDKQPGEIWTVEEIEKVRARIEGAGFHMDVVESVNVHDDIKIGLPTRDQYIENYKTTLKNLAQFGVKVVTYNFMPIFDWTRTDLFHPLEDGSTALYYEKSKIQDAYKEMAAYILENLHGKTFPGWEPERMAKLDELFEAYRPVTKEKLWENLQYFLEAIMPTCHETGIKMAIHQDDPPWDIFGIPRLLCDKASIGRFLHMVDDPYNCLCLCSGSLGANPENDVADIIHTYCDRIAFAHIRNLRHYPNGDFSEVSHRDCDGDTGILEIMRAYHDCGYTGYVRPDHGRHLWGEESHCRPGYGLYDRALGIMYLLGCWDMLERLEPDSGQLRSISSDAK, from the coding sequence ATGCAAATGACGTTTCGCTGGTATGGCGATGGAAATGATGACATCACTCCGGAAATGATCCGACAAATTCCCGGAGTCAGCGGACTTGTCTGGGCGCTTCATGACAAGCAGCCGGGGGAAATCTGGACTGTCGAGGAAATAGAGAAAGTAAGAGCTAGGATCGAAGGCGCCGGTTTCCACATGGATGTTGTAGAGAGCGTAAATGTCCATGACGATATCAAAATCGGTCTTCCTACACGGGATCAGTATATTGAAAATTATAAGACAACACTTAAAAATCTTGCACAGTTCGGTGTAAAAGTAGTGACCTATAATTTTATGCCGATCTTCGACTGGACAAGAACGGACCTTTTTCATCCGCTGGAAGACGGATCCACTGCACTGTATTATGAAAAAAGCAAAATACAGGATGCCTATAAGGAAATGGCTGCCTATATTCTGGAAAATCTTCACGGAAAGACATTTCCCGGATGGGAACCGGAGCGGATGGCAAAACTGGATGAACTTTTTGAAGCGTATCGCCCGGTGACCAAAGAAAAATTGTGGGAAAATCTGCAGTATTTTCTGGAAGCAATCATGCCAACCTGCCATGAAACCGGCATCAAGATGGCCATTCATCAGGATGATCCGCCGTGGGATATCTTCGGAATCCCAAGACTGCTCTGTGATAAAGCATCCATCGGAAGATTTCTTCATATGGTAGATGATCCATACAACTGTCTGTGCCTGTGTTCCGGTTCCCTTGGCGCCAACCCGGAAAATGATGTGGCCGACATCATTCACACCTACTGTGACCGGATCGCTTTTGCTCATATCCGGAATCTTCGCCATTACCCCAACGGTGATTTCTCCGAAGTCTCTCACAGAGACTGTGACGGCGATACCGGAATTCTGGAAATCATGCGAGCATACCATGACTGCGGCTATACCGGCTATGTACGGCCGGATCACGGCAGACATCTGTGGGGAGAAGAATCCCACTGCCGGCCGGGATACGGTTTGTATGACCGGGCACTCGGTATCATGTACCTCTTGGGATGCTGGGATATGTTGGAACGTCTGGAACCGGATTCCGGTCAGTTACGCTCCATTTCTTCTGATGCAAAATAA
- a CDS encoding MerR family transcriptional regulator has translation MKIKQVEELVGITKKNIRFYEEQGLLQIERAENGYREYHQKDVIRLQEIKLLRKIDISIEEMRALFEQKESLQICLEQHLKELEHRKRSLGKMQEICERMIQEHLSLDTLDAEACLEEVEKMEKEGVKFMDVNRTDVHRKKMTGAIVGAAVMIVLMVCSMLLVIWANAQDPIPCGLLVLFLAVPAAIVIGTLAALAGRMKEIEGGEEDEASKY, from the coding sequence ATGAAGATCAAACAGGTAGAAGAGTTAGTCGGAATCACAAAAAAGAATATCCGTTTTTATGAAGAACAGGGTTTGTTACAGATCGAGCGGGCGGAGAACGGATACCGGGAATATCATCAGAAAGATGTGATACGACTGCAGGAGATTAAGCTTCTTCGGAAAATAGATATTTCTATTGAGGAGATGAGAGCACTTTTTGAGCAAAAGGAAAGTCTGCAGATCTGTCTGGAACAGCATCTGAAAGAACTGGAGCATCGAAAAAGAAGTCTTGGAAAAATGCAGGAGATCTGCGAACGGATGATACAGGAGCATCTGTCACTGGATACCCTGGACGCAGAAGCCTGTCTGGAAGAAGTGGAGAAGATGGAGAAAGAAGGTGTGAAGTTTATGGATGTAAACAGGACGGATGTTCACCGAAAAAAAATGACAGGTGCGATTGTCGGTGCAGCTGTGATGATTGTGCTTATGGTATGCAGTATGCTTCTGGTAATATGGGCAAATGCACAGGATCCGATTCCGTGTGGATTGCTTGTGCTGTTTCTGGCAGTTCCGGCTGCAATCGTGATCGGAACACTGGCAGCACTTGCAGGAAGAATGAAAGAGATCGAAGGAGGAGAAGAAGATGAAGCTTCTAAGTATTGA
- a CDS encoding YbjQ family protein, which yields MKLLSIEYIPGAEFEALGIVKGTVVQTKNIGRDFMAGMKTLVGGEIVGYTEMLNEARQIATKRMVDEAKEMDADAVIGVKYGSSQVMSGAAEVIAYGTAIKYK from the coding sequence ATGAAGCTTCTAAGTATTGAATATATTCCGGGTGCAGAATTTGAGGCACTGGGAATTGTAAAGGGTACCGTGGTACAGACCAAAAACATAGGCAGAGATTTTATGGCAGGTATGAAGACTCTGGTAGGTGGAGAAATCGTAGGATACACGGAGATGCTGAACGAAGCACGCCAGATCGCCACGAAACGTATGGTGGATGAGGCGAAAGAAATGGATGCAGATGCAGTGATCGGAGTAAAATATGGTTCCTCGCAGGTGATGTCAGGTGCAGCAGAAGTGATTGCATACGGAACGGCAATAAAATATAAATAA
- a CDS encoding carboxylesterase/lipase family protein — MATLTTVSSNYGTINGIQKDGYSVFRGIPFAKVPTGALRFAPPQKPESFKEAYDAFTFRSIPMQHFTDPDGLYQKEFYDNPDFHFPISEDCLYLNIWTPAHTASEKLPVAVWIHGGGFEHGFSTELEFDGEAYAKKGVILATISYRVNVFGFLYDQKQEEELGFSGNQGLLDQIAALEWISENIAAFGGNPDNITIMGQSAGAMSSHVLTFSPLATPMIHQAILQSGSIACFPSPMVFTKTQAQAVTDKFYELCGVSSIEELRRLPAEDLLDKSDELMTLYPSLPFRPVVDGHVLPDTPDVLTKEGGMAHIPYLMGVTKDDLFIPEGASHREGGFFTAAVSFANACRKQDLPVYLYEFCHDLPGSSDGAFHSSELWYTFGTLDRCWRPMTDADHALAEKMVTCWTDFMKHGNPNSTGTNDWKPWTEEHPYVKTFA; from the coding sequence ATGGCGACTTTAACAACTGTATCAAGTAATTATGGAACTATTAACGGTATTCAGAAAGATGGATATTCTGTTTTTCGGGGCATTCCATTTGCAAAGGTTCCCACAGGTGCTCTTCGTTTTGCACCACCTCAAAAACCGGAAAGCTTCAAAGAAGCTTATGATGCGTTTACTTTCCGTTCCATCCCCATGCAGCATTTCACCGACCCGGACGGTTTATATCAGAAAGAATTCTATGATAACCCGGACTTTCATTTTCCGATTTCTGAAGACTGTCTGTATCTGAACATCTGGACGCCGGCACATACTGCTTCTGAAAAACTTCCGGTAGCAGTATGGATTCACGGGGGTGGCTTTGAACATGGATTTTCCACAGAACTGGAGTTTGATGGGGAAGCTTATGCAAAAAAAGGTGTGATCCTGGCGACTATTTCTTACCGCGTCAACGTGTTTGGTTTCCTTTATGATCAGAAACAGGAAGAGGAACTTGGTTTCAGCGGCAACCAGGGACTACTCGACCAGATTGCCGCACTGGAGTGGATCTCTGAAAATATCGCTGCCTTCGGTGGAAATCCGGATAACATCACAATCATGGGCCAGTCCGCCGGAGCTATGAGTTCACATGTACTCACATTTTCTCCGCTGGCCACACCGATGATCCATCAGGCTATCCTTCAGAGTGGAAGCATTGCCTGTTTTCCGTCTCCAATGGTATTTACCAAAACACAGGCGCAGGCAGTAACGGATAAGTTCTATGAACTGTGCGGTGTTTCTTCTATCGAAGAGTTACGCAGACTCCCCGCAGAAGATCTGCTGGACAAATCCGATGAACTGATGACTCTGTACCCATCCCTTCCGTTTCGTCCGGTCGTCGACGGTCATGTACTTCCGGATACTCCGGATGTTCTGACAAAAGAAGGGGGCATGGCCCATATCCCCTATCTGATGGGTGTTACCAAAGACGATCTGTTTATTCCGGAAGGTGCTTCCCACAGAGAGGGTGGTTTCTTCACTGCTGCCGTTTCTTTTGCAAATGCCTGCCGGAAACAGGATCTTCCGGTATATCTCTACGAATTCTGCCACGATCTGCCGGGAAGCAGTGATGGAGCATTTCATTCTTCCGAACTATGGTATACTTTCGGAACACTGGATCGTTGCTGGCGCCCGATGACAGACGCTGATCATGCACTTGCTGAAAAGATGGTCACCTGCTGGACCGATTTCATGAAGCACGGAAATCCGAACAGCACCGGCACAAACGACTGGAAACCATGGACAGAAGAACATCCATATGTCAAAACTTTCGCCTAA